A portion of the Shewanella sp. SNU WT4 genome contains these proteins:
- a CDS encoding endonuclease/exonuclease/phosphatase family protein, translated as MTAVDALSAPIRIATLNLFNFIAPPLAYYEQFNIYSEPQWQQKCHWISRYLAEHQPDIIGFQEVFSVVELQQLLLQAGYPYFAVIDNPELIDAYIYQQPVTALASRYPIVNSDALKVAPQARAQLWLSADFSFSRKPLWAQVNIPGLGLCDCYVVHFKSKRSQFNECENGNINADFGDAAASIQRLAEASLVRSALRSRYRECGLPMILMGDFNDALTSDLLQGLVSPNRVTKANAPHAQTQAQSTAQTSSQPQAQSQGAALQLFDSFHLFEQETGQTLAAIPTHYYGGHGQVLDYILLSQDFAPSYCWQLACVEGYEVFDCHLLRPDYALDSHSTDHGVVMVTVQLRQ; from the coding sequence ATGACTGCTGTTGATGCGCTCTCTGCGCCCATTAGAATTGCGACCCTTAATTTATTTAATTTTATTGCGCCGCCCTTGGCTTATTACGAGCAATTTAATATCTATTCTGAGCCGCAGTGGCAGCAAAAGTGCCACTGGATAAGCCGTTATTTGGCTGAGCATCAGCCCGATATCATAGGCTTTCAAGAAGTGTTTAGTGTTGTTGAGTTGCAGCAATTACTGCTGCAAGCGGGTTACCCCTATTTTGCTGTAATCGATAATCCAGAGCTAATCGATGCCTATATCTATCAGCAACCAGTTACAGCGCTTGCTAGTCGTTATCCCATAGTAAATTCTGATGCCCTTAAGGTAGCGCCGCAAGCACGCGCGCAACTTTGGCTGAGCGCTGATTTTAGCTTTAGTCGCAAGCCCTTATGGGCACAAGTTAATATCCCAGGGCTTGGCTTGTGCGATTGCTACGTGGTGCATTTTAAATCAAAGCGATCGCAATTTAATGAGTGTGAAAACGGCAATATCAATGCAGATTTTGGTGATGCCGCTGCCAGTATTCAGCGCTTAGCGGAAGCTAGCTTAGTGCGCAGCGCCTTGCGTAGCCGTTATCGTGAATGCGGCTTACCTATGATATTGATGGGGGATTTTAATGATGCGCTCACCAGTGACTTATTGCAGGGGTTAGTCAGCCCCAATAGGGTAACTAAAGCCAATGCGCCGCACGCTCAAACCCAAGCGCAATCAACAGCGCAAACGTCATCACAGCCGCAAGCGCAATCTCAGGGCGCGGCCTTACAACTCTTTGATAGCTTTCATCTGTTTGAACAAGAAACCGGCCAAACGTTAGCGGCGATCCCAACCCACTATTATGGCGGCCATGGCCAAGTGCTTGATTATATATTGTTAAGCCAAGATTTTGCGCCTAGCTATTGCTGGCAACTGGCTTGTGTTGAGGGCTATGAAGTGTTTGACTGCCACCTATTGCGCCCAGATTATGCCTTAGATAGTCACAGCACAGATCATGGGGTCGTGATGGTGACAGTGCAATTGCGGCAATAA
- a CDS encoding CatB-related O-acetyltransferase: MTQTSANVFASWLSGQALAEHVTHPNIQVGEYSYYSGYYHGKSFEDICVRYLLGDSVTQDVWEAGIYGEVDKLIIGKFCSIASGATFMLAGNQGHRLDWISTFPFDAKQFGEQVKSGFERSGDTVIGNDVWIGTEAMIMPGVHIGDGAVIGARAVITKDVPPYAIVVGQNRLLRYRFSESQITALLALKWWDWPLAKLQAQMPLVCSGDIDAFIASAKC, from the coding sequence ATGACGCAAACATCTGCCAATGTTTTTGCTAGTTGGCTGAGCGGCCAAGCCTTAGCCGAGCATGTCACTCATCCTAATATTCAAGTAGGTGAATACAGTTATTATTCTGGCTATTATCATGGCAAATCTTTTGAAGACATTTGTGTGCGCTATTTACTTGGCGATAGCGTCACCCAAGATGTTTGGGAAGCGGGAATTTATGGGGAAGTTGATAAACTTATTATAGGTAAGTTCTGCTCCATTGCCTCTGGCGCCACCTTTATGCTGGCTGGTAACCAAGGCCATCGTCTCGATTGGATATCGACTTTTCCTTTTGATGCTAAGCAATTTGGTGAGCAAGTCAAAAGCGGCTTTGAGCGCTCAGGTGATACTGTCATTGGTAATGATGTGTGGATTGGCACTGAAGCTATGATCATGCCGGGCGTGCATATTGGCGATGGCGCTGTCATCGGTGCCCGTGCTGTTATTACTAAAGATGTGCCGCCTTATGCCATAGTGGTTGGGCAAAATCGACTATTACGCTATCGCTTTAGTGAATCACAAATAACAGCCTTATTAGCGCTTAAATGGTGGGATTGGCCATTAGCAAAGTTGCAAGCGCAGATGCCGCTAGTTTGCAGTGGCGATATAGATGCCTTTATTGCCTCCGCCAAGTGCTAA
- a CDS encoding nitroreductase family protein has translation MSEHQALVDFIEYSAAEMLMRAEQNYQDIKRRHSIRKFSSRPVAAAIIEQCLLAAGTAPNGANHQPWHFVAIQSADVKAKIRAEAEAIERAFYEGRGGEEWLTALKPLGTNASKPYLSEAPWLIAVFSQKRGGAQQDGHSQNYYVHESVGIATGFLIQALHHAGLATLTHTPKPMSFLTEICGRDADNERPFILIVAGYPAPDATVPEHALQKKSLAQLATFL, from the coding sequence ATGAGTGAGCACCAAGCGTTAGTCGATTTTATTGAGTACTCAGCAGCAGAGATGCTGATGCGCGCCGAGCAAAACTATCAAGACATTAAGCGGCGCCATTCCATTCGTAAATTTAGCTCGCGCCCGGTGGCTGCCGCCATTATCGAGCAATGCTTATTGGCAGCAGGCACGGCGCCTAATGGCGCTAATCATCAGCCGTGGCATTTTGTGGCGATTCAAAGCGCTGATGTGAAAGCCAAAATCCGCGCTGAAGCTGAAGCCATTGAGCGCGCCTTTTATGAGGGGCGCGGCGGCGAGGAATGGCTAACGGCGCTAAAACCTTTAGGCACCAATGCCAGTAAACCTTATTTAAGCGAAGCGCCGTGGTTAATTGCGGTATTTAGTCAAAAGCGCGGCGGCGCGCAGCAAGATGGCCACAGCCAAAACTACTATGTGCATGAATCTGTAGGCATAGCCACAGGCTTTTTGATTCAGGCGCTGCATCATGCTGGATTGGCAACCTTGACTCATACCCCTAAGCCTATGAGCTTTTTAACTGAGATTTGCGGCCGCGATGCCGACAATGAGCGGCCCTTTATCTTGATAGTGGCAGGCTATCCAGCCCCAGATGCGACTGTGCCAGAGCATGCACTCCAGAAAAAAAGCTTGGCGCAGTTAGCGACCTTTTTATAA
- the codB gene encoding cytosine permease — MSSDNNFSLGQVPQHARQSTLSLTMVMLGLTFFSASMWTGGTLGTGLNLNDFLLAVIIGNLILGIYTSCLGYIGASTGLSTHLLARYSFGEKGSWLPSLLLGGTQVGWFGVGVAMFAIPVHKATGIDTQVLILVSGALMTATVYFGIKALMILSAIAVPAIAMLGGYSVIEAIASMGGISALQELAPSEPMSLTLAIAMVVGSFISAGTLTADFVRFGRNAKTAVVVTMVAFFMGNTLMFIFGAAGAAATGHADISEVMIAQGLLIPAIIVLGLNIWTTNDNALYASGLGFANITGLSSKYLSIVNGVIGTFCALWLYNNFVGWLTFLSAAIPPIGGILIADFIKNRKRYSDIANTLHQQVMVNWSAIIGVAIGVAAGHLLPGIVPLNAVLAGAGSYLLLDTLSRHFRQLPIQAKQA; from the coding sequence ATGAGCAGTGATAATAATTTCAGTTTGGGTCAGGTGCCGCAACACGCACGGCAAAGTACACTGTCCTTAACTATGGTGATGTTAGGACTGACGTTTTTCTCAGCAAGTATGTGGACCGGCGGCACTTTAGGCACAGGTCTTAATCTCAATGACTTTCTACTAGCCGTGATCATAGGCAACTTAATCTTAGGTATTTACACTTCTTGTTTAGGCTATATCGGCGCATCGACTGGCTTATCTACGCACTTACTGGCGCGCTACTCATTCGGCGAAAAAGGCTCGTGGTTACCCTCATTGCTGCTTGGCGGCACTCAAGTCGGTTGGTTTGGTGTTGGCGTCGCCATGTTTGCCATTCCCGTACACAAGGCCACAGGCATAGATACCCAAGTGCTGATCTTAGTCTCTGGCGCCTTAATGACAGCCACTGTTTACTTTGGCATTAAAGCCCTAATGATCTTATCGGCCATAGCTGTGCCTGCCATCGCTATGCTCGGCGGTTATAGTGTGATTGAAGCCATTGCCAGCATGGGCGGCATATCAGCGTTACAAGAACTCGCCCCAAGTGAGCCAATGAGCTTAACCTTAGCCATCGCCATGGTAGTGGGGTCATTTATTTCTGCTGGCACCTTAACGGCCGATTTTGTCCGTTTCGGACGTAATGCTAAAACAGCGGTTGTGGTCACTATGGTGGCCTTTTTTATGGGCAATACCTTGATGTTTATCTTTGGCGCCGCGGGCGCTGCCGCCACTGGGCATGCGGATATTTCAGAAGTGATGATAGCCCAAGGCCTACTTATCCCCGCCATTATCGTGTTAGGGCTAAATATCTGGACCACTAACGATAATGCTCTCTACGCTTCTGGCCTAGGTTTTGCCAACATCACTGGTCTTTCAAGCAAATACTTATCCATAGTCAATGGCGTAATCGGCACCTTTTGCGCTTTGTGGCTGTATAATAATTTCGTCGGTTGGTTAACCTTTTTATCCGCAGCTATTCCGCCTATCGGTGGTATTTTGATTGCTGATTTTATTAAGAACCGCAAGCGCTATAGCGACATTGCCAACACGTTACACCAACAAGTGATGGTTAATTGGTCCGCCATTATAGGGGTTGCCATAGGTGTCGCCGCTGGCCATTTATTACCTGGCATAGTGCCACTGAATGCCGTGCTGGCTGGTGCTGGCAGTTACTTATTACTCGATACCTTGAGCCGCCATTTTCGCCAACTGCCGATTCAAGCCAAACAAGCCTAA
- a CDS encoding cytosine deaminase translates to MNNSLLITNVTVRGQTGLKKIVIDNGRFSAIYPADAPLEINATVIDGEGGMAMAPFCEPHIHLDTTQTAGEPNWNISGTLFEGIERWAERKALLSIEDVKARAKQTLSWQIANGIQHVRTHVDVSDPSLTALRAMLEVKAEMKDVVDLQIVAFPQEGILSYPNGKALMEEALELGADVIGAIPHFEFTREYGIESLHYIFELAQKYDRLIDVHCDEIDDEQSRFIETLAALAHKYDIGHKVTASHTTAMHSYNGAYASRLFRLLKMAGISFVANPLVNIHLQGRFDDYPKRRGVTRVKEMLASNINVCLGHDDVFDPWYPLGTANMLQVLHMGLHVCQIMGYEQLDKSLDLISTHSAKALALGEQYGIEIGRPGNLIILPADSDFDALRRQVPVRYSIRGGKLIASTQPAVSHIYHDGEQRIDFRR, encoded by the coding sequence ATGAATAACTCCTTGCTCATTACCAATGTCACAGTGCGCGGTCAGACTGGGCTTAAGAAAATTGTCATTGACAATGGTCGCTTCAGCGCCATTTATCCAGCCGACGCCCCGCTTGAGATCAATGCCACTGTGATTGATGGTGAAGGCGGCATGGCCATGGCGCCTTTTTGTGAACCACATATTCACTTAGATACCACTCAAACCGCTGGTGAACCTAACTGGAATATTTCAGGCACTTTATTTGAAGGCATTGAGCGCTGGGCTGAGCGCAAGGCATTACTGTCCATTGAAGATGTTAAAGCGCGCGCTAAGCAAACCTTGTCATGGCAGATTGCTAACGGTATTCAACATGTGCGTACCCATGTGGATGTATCAGATCCAAGCTTGACGGCGCTGCGCGCTATGTTAGAAGTTAAAGCTGAGATGAAAGACGTAGTTGACTTGCAAATCGTCGCATTTCCGCAAGAAGGTATCTTGTCATACCCAAATGGCAAGGCCTTGATGGAAGAAGCCTTAGAGCTGGGCGCCGATGTAATTGGCGCGATTCCGCACTTTGAATTCACCCGTGAATACGGCATTGAATCTCTGCACTATATTTTTGAATTAGCGCAAAAATATGACCGTTTAATCGACGTGCACTGCGATGAAATTGATGATGAGCAATCGCGCTTTATCGAAACCTTAGCAGCCCTGGCCCACAAATATGACATAGGCCACAAGGTCACGGCTAGCCACACCACCGCCATGCATTCTTATAACGGTGCCTATGCTTCACGCTTGTTCCGTTTACTTAAGATGGCGGGCATTAGTTTTGTGGCTAACCCGCTAGTTAACATTCACTTGCAAGGCCGCTTTGATGATTATCCAAAACGCCGCGGTGTAACCCGAGTTAAAGAGATGCTGGCCAGCAATATCAATGTGTGTTTAGGCCATGATGATGTGTTTGACCCTTGGTATCCACTGGGCACTGCCAACATGCTGCAAGTACTGCACATGGGGCTGCATGTGTGTCAAATCATGGGCTATGAGCAATTAGATAAGTCTTTGGATTTAATCAGTACCCACAGTGCCAAAGCCTTAGCTTTAGGTGAGCAATACGGTATTGAAATTGGCCGTCCAGGCAACTTAATCATACTACCGGCTGATAGTGATTTTGATGCCCTGCGCCGCCAAGTGCCTGTGCGTTACTCCATTAGAGGCGGCAAACTAATTGCCAGCACACAACCTGCAGTGAGTCATATTTACCATGATGGTGAGCAGCGTATCGATTTTCGCCGTTAA
- the kch gene encoding voltage-gated potassium channel protein, whose translation MKHFKHLIKKAINFWIAIRHNLVALAVLLNGLLIFKTVYGTSSNIIELLHIANFSEASITALTNAPWFMLGVFLVLNSIGLVFRARIAWVMSLVLLVTTLLFTFHFIPDQQHSINLCIFTLGLLLLLRKDFTRSSATAGGIFSLITFVILVAYATYGSLYFGDGFAPKIDNIMTAFYFSMVTMTTVGYGDILPVSEAARLFTISVIISGITVFATSVTTIFGPLIRGGLDKLVKGNKTLMKREDHFIVCGTSMMAMNTINQLHQRGLDVTIITVRPEDEFAMIEQSLEGKFDIISGDSSDSAVLKKAGLENCRAILALAENDADNAFILLSARDLSADVKTVVIVNDSKNINKIKMVQPDIILSPQLFGSEVLARMLNGEEIDNKVLISMLLNSGHGIFDKKVTPEPSKS comes from the coding sequence TTGAAACACTTTAAGCATTTGATAAAAAAGGCCATAAACTTCTGGATCGCCATACGCCACAACTTAGTGGCGTTAGCGGTTCTGCTCAATGGTTTATTAATCTTTAAAACCGTCTACGGCACCTCAAGCAATATCATTGAACTGCTGCATATCGCTAACTTCTCCGAAGCCAGCATTACGGCATTAACTAATGCACCTTGGTTTATGCTGGGTGTGTTTTTAGTCTTAAATTCCATTGGCTTAGTCTTTAGGGCACGTATCGCTTGGGTCATGAGCTTAGTGCTACTAGTCACTACCTTACTGTTTACTTTCCATTTCATACCCGATCAGCAGCACAGTATTAATCTGTGTATTTTTACCTTAGGGTTATTGTTATTGCTGCGCAAAGATTTTACCCGCAGCAGCGCCACCGCAGGCGGCATATTCTCGTTAATTACCTTCGTTATTTTAGTGGCTTACGCTACTTATGGCAGCCTGTATTTCGGTGATGGTTTTGCGCCTAAAATCGATAATATTATGACGGCCTTTTACTTTTCCATGGTTACTATGACAACCGTTGGTTATGGCGATATCTTACCTGTAAGCGAGGCTGCGAGACTCTTTACTATTTCGGTCATCATTTCAGGTATTACTGTATTTGCCACCTCAGTGACGACTATTTTTGGGCCGCTTATTCGCGGTGGACTTGATAAGCTGGTTAAAGGAAACAAGACCCTAATGAAACGTGAAGACCATTTTATTGTCTGTGGCACCTCTATGATGGCCATGAATACCATTAACCAACTGCATCAGCGCGGCCTGGATGTCACCATAATCACTGTGCGCCCCGAAGATGAATTTGCCATGATAGAACAAAGTCTTGAAGGTAAATTCGATATTATTTCAGGGGATAGTAGCGACAGCGCGGTACTCAAAAAGGCTGGGCTTGAAAACTGCCGTGCCATTTTAGCCCTCGCTGAAAACGATGCCGACAACGCCTTTATCTTATTATCGGCAAGAGACTTATCTGCCGATGTAAAAACTGTCGTAATAGTGAACGATAGTAAAAATATCAATAAGATAAAGATGGTGCAGCCGGATATTATCTTATCGCCACAACTGTTTGGCAGCGAAGTGCTAGCAAGAATGCTCAATGGTGAAGAAATCGATAATAAGGTTTTGATTTCTATGCTATTAAATTCTGGTCATGGCATTTTTGATAAAAAAGTGACGCCAGAGCCCTCTAAGAGCTAA
- a CDS encoding GlsB/YeaQ/YmgE family stress response membrane protein: MSVSTILAMLVIGAIAGWLAGKIMQGQGFGLLGNIAVGIVGSLLGGLVFGMLGFASIGIIGSIISATVGAVLLLYIIQKVKS; the protein is encoded by the coding sequence ATGTCAGTATCAACAATCTTAGCCATGCTAGTCATAGGCGCCATTGCCGGTTGGTTAGCAGGAAAAATCATGCAAGGCCAAGGCTTTGGCCTGCTTGGTAATATTGCTGTCGGAATTGTGGGTTCTCTTCTTGGAGGCTTAGTATTTGGCATGCTGGGATTTGCGTCCATCGGCATTATTGGCTCGATTATTAGTGCTACTGTGGGCGCAGTATTACTGCTATATATCATCCAGAAAGTGAAAAGCTAA
- a CDS encoding rhodanese-like domain-containing protein, which produces MKIRIISALALTALFTGAVNAANYNAELAASYYEHFAPIQGAAAGKNLGLMSPEAFVNSIKAGNKLVAVDIRTPAEMDIFGLALPGSLAMSAETVFLPENLAKLPTDKPVVIICKSGARATAIGTALRHAGFDNVKILKGGFKGLSAYLGPVEANQG; this is translated from the coding sequence ATGAAAATTAGAATTATCAGTGCATTAGCCTTAACTGCTTTATTTACTGGCGCCGTCAACGCCGCCAACTATAATGCCGAACTTGCCGCTAGCTATTATGAGCATTTTGCGCCAATACAAGGCGCTGCTGCCGGTAAAAATCTCGGATTAATGAGCCCTGAAGCATTTGTAAACAGCATTAAGGCTGGTAATAAACTGGTTGCCGTAGATATAAGAACCCCAGCTGAAATGGATATCTTTGGTTTGGCTTTGCCTGGAAGCCTTGCAATGTCAGCTGAAACTGTATTCTTGCCAGAGAACTTAGCTAAGCTGCCAACCGACAAACCTGTAGTAATTATTTGTAAATCAGGCGCGCGAGCTACTGCTATTGGCACCGCGCTGCGCCACGCTGGTTTTGATAATGTGAAGATTCTAAAGGGTGGCTTTAAAGGCTTAAGTGCGTATTTAGGACCAGTTGAAGCGAATCAAGGCTAA
- a CDS encoding CBS domain-containing protein, whose translation MKTLHPHPIGEIDHLIQPNHFDDINLTSAAREILVDFHHSPPSIIDADTQVVSALEMMLHEHCQIKMVIDINQELIGIITQDALSPQAITIHQNKFTPKREITVEDLMIPREQLLALDYEQVLAANVGDILNTLKQSGVHHCLVVDASNHQIRGLLNSADIAARLHIAPPTAEEKPSFFSIFKHLSQRLAQLKQTHQTL comes from the coding sequence ATGAAAACTCTACATCCACATCCCATTGGCGAAATTGATCACCTCATCCAACCCAACCATTTTGACGATATTAATCTAACTTCAGCGGCGCGCGAGATTTTAGTCGATTTCCACCACAGTCCGCCGAGCATCATTGATGCCGATACCCAAGTGGTGTCAGCGCTTGAAATGATGCTGCACGAACACTGCCAAATTAAAATGGTGATAGATATCAATCAAGAATTAATCGGTATTATTACTCAAGATGCCCTATCACCGCAGGCAATTACCATTCATCAAAACAAATTCACGCCCAAGCGGGAGATCACAGTTGAAGACTTGATGATACCTCGTGAGCAGTTACTCGCCTTAGACTATGAGCAAGTATTAGCGGCCAACGTGGGCGACATACTTAACACCCTTAAGCAGAGCGGCGTTCATCATTGCTTAGTGGTGGATGCTAGTAATCATCAAATTCGCGGCTTACTCAATTCAGCCGATATAGCGGCGCGCTTACATATTGCGCCGCCAACAGCCGAAGAAAAACCCTCATTCTTTAGCATCTTTAAGCACTTAAGTCAGCGCTTAGCGCAGCTAAAACAAACGCATCAGACTTTATAA
- a CDS encoding type III PLP-dependent enzyme — protein MSHFKTIEVADYYEQSRFERIKQFAANKPTPFVVIDTAIVAEQYDEMTKYFPFAHIYYAVKANPGAPILQLLQQKQANFDIASIYELDAVLAHGVSCDRVSFGNTIKKRKDVEAFYERGVRLFASDSEADIRMLAEAAPGSRVYVRILTADNDTADWPLSRKFGCQAEMAYDLLVLAQSLGLTPYGISFHVGSQQRDIGAWQIAINQVANLFARLKADAGIELAMINMGGGFPANYLDKTQALARYADEIISYLHQAFPNKLPEIILEPGRSLISNAGVLVSEVVLISHKSNAANERWVFADVGKFSGLIETLDEAIKFPIVTDKQGPLGACVIAGPTCDSADIMYEHYRYGLPQDLAIGDRMYWLTTGAYTTTYSAVCFNGFPPLKDYYL, from the coding sequence ATGAGTCATTTTAAGACAATTGAGGTTGCTGATTACTATGAACAGTCAAGGTTTGAGCGTATAAAGCAGTTTGCCGCCAATAAGCCAACCCCATTTGTGGTGATAGATACAGCAATCGTTGCTGAACAATATGACGAAATGACTAAATATTTCCCTTTTGCTCATATTTATTATGCTGTAAAAGCCAATCCGGGAGCGCCAATTCTGCAATTGCTGCAGCAAAAACAAGCCAACTTTGATATTGCCTCTATTTATGAGCTTGACGCCGTTTTGGCCCATGGGGTTAGTTGCGATCGCGTTAGTTTTGGTAATACCATCAAGAAGCGTAAAGATGTTGAAGCTTTTTATGAGCGTGGCGTGCGCCTATTTGCATCTGATTCAGAAGCCGATATCCGCATGTTGGCAGAGGCTGCCCCGGGTAGTCGCGTCTATGTGCGAATTTTAACGGCCGATAATGATACGGCCGATTGGCCATTGTCACGTAAATTCGGTTGTCAGGCAGAAATGGCTTACGATCTATTGGTATTGGCACAATCTTTAGGGTTAACGCCTTACGGTATCTCTTTTCATGTGGGCTCACAGCAACGCGACATCGGCGCTTGGCAAATTGCGATTAACCAAGTGGCTAACTTATTTGCGCGCTTAAAAGCAGATGCAGGCATTGAGTTAGCCATGATTAATATGGGCGGCGGTTTTCCTGCGAATTACTTAGATAAGACTCAAGCGCTTGCTCGTTATGCTGATGAGATTATTAGTTATTTACATCAAGCCTTCCCCAATAAATTGCCTGAAATCATATTAGAGCCTGGGCGTTCGCTGATTTCTAATGCTGGCGTATTAGTGTCAGAAGTTGTGCTTATTTCTCATAAATCTAATGCTGCCAATGAGCGTTGGGTATTTGCCGATGTAGGTAAATTCTCAGGGTTAATTGAAACCTTAGATGAAGCGATTAAATTCCCGATTGTTACCGATAAACAAGGGCCATTAGGCGCTTGTGTAATCGCCGGGCCTACCTGCGATAGCGCTGATATTATGTATGAGCATTACCGTTATGGTTTGCCGCAAGATTTAGCCATAGGCGATCGTATGTATTGGTTAACGACAGGCGCTTATACCACGACTTATTCGGCCGTTTGCTTTAATGGCTTTCCCCCGCTTAAAGATTATTATCTCTAA